TGTAAAAAGATTTGTTTTCATAATGGCTAGTCAAATTTATTTTCGGGTCGTTTGCATAAGCTCCCTTGGGATTCGTCTTCGCGCTTCAATCGGTTTTGCGCTATTATCATCCCGTACAAGGGCTGTCTCAAAATACACTTAGTCACATTTGATTCAATTTTGTTCTTTAATCATCTCCCGCGTACGAAATGTAATTTATAAAATAACTTTTGAGACACCTGCTTATTATTTATTTATGATTTATGCATGACCGCATGGTTGTGGTGTAGTTATCGTTGTTGAACATAAACAACGGCCCGGAACTGATGTCCAGCCAGTACATGTCGTAATCCCGCATCCATCAGTCCCTGAATAAAAATAGGAAGAAATACAATCAGTGTTGCCGCTGCCGCTGCCGCCGCCGCTGCCATCTCCCCCTAAAACAGTTTTTAATTGTTCTCTGGTAAGTACTTCCGAATTCTCTAGGTTCAGTTTTTTTAATGATAATTTTTTCATTTGTTTTTGTTTTTAAATATTAATAAATAGATACTCTCGTTTTAGCCCGTGAGGTGGTATCGGCTTTGGAGTTTCAATAACAAGGTGCACTCTTATCATTTACCGTCCAGTTTTTAGCTAAAATTTTTAGTGGCTAATTCGCCAAAATATTTTTTATATCGCTTATAGAATATAGTTCAGGCAATTGATGGCCATTAATGAAAAAAGTTGGAGTAAAAGCAATTTCAATATCTTTTGTCCATTTATACATTGCTTCCATCCCTTCTTTTTGTTGCTGTAGCTCTCCGTTAAGCGGATACTTTGCGGCAAATGTTTCGTAGACCTTTATCGGGGCATTATACCAATCATCCAATGCTTGTCGTATTAGGGTGTTGTCCTTTTTATAAATAGCTACAAGGTGTTTTACGATAGCTTCATGCGTAAACATAAAAATCATTTGAACTTGTACATCCTCGTATTGATCAATTATTTCATCAATAAGCGGATGAGCTGTTGCACATGGCCCACAGTAAGGATTGCAAACCTTTACAATTTTATTTTTAGCATTTGGGTTACCTAATACAATACCCAAGCCTGTTTGGATCATGCGTAATGGCTTTTTGTTTATGCAGTAAGGCCTCAAAAACAAGCGGGTTATGTTTTAATCGCTGTAATTCAATTTTAGTACGTTTATAATTTTTGGCCTTTTCTATATATGACTTCAAAATAAACCATGCTGTCCCAATGCCTAAATATGAAAAAACAAATAGGATGATATTGATCCAATTGAGTGATGAAATATTGAGAATATGAAACCTGCCTACTAGTGCTATGATAAATCCTAATGCTAATAAAGCCTGTACGCCCAGGCATAACCTGCACCACTGTTTGGCGACCCTCCCTTGATAGTATAGTGAATAAACAATGTAGGGCAGTGCTAACACATTCAACCAAGCTAAAAGCGAAATCATGCAGGGGTTAAAGCTACTTAAAGCTAATACAACTGCTCCTCCCGTAAAAATAGATAAAGCCAAGATCACTCCAGGTGATATCGCCCCAAGCTTTAGCTGCCTTAGATTGAAGAATTGCATTACAGTTTGTCTTTCTTCCACCTGTACATATTTTTTGTAATAAAGGATTATTCTTATCAAACTCATACCATAGCAAAAGTGAAGTAATAATAACACCTATAAGTTTGGATGTGAATAAGAGTATTGCAAATAAAGCATTGGTTCCATTAGCATAAATGGAATTGATAACGAGACCAAAACTGGCAACGAAAAAAAGCGTTAATAAGAGAGTCGGCGCAATGGATTTTACCAATTGTTCTTTGTAGGCATTTTTATAATCCTTTTCGCCAGCCTGTTCCAAGGGTTCAGCCAGTAAAACGATACTGGTTGATTTTTCATTAAACTCATCAATTGAAACGGTTTTCCATTTAGCCGATTCGGGGTCTTGCCAGGTTACGTGGGCAGCATCCAGCTTTTTTACTACAGCAAAATAATTGTGACGCTCGCCTCTTACTTGGGTGATGAAAGGAAGCGGAAGTTCCTGCATTTTTTCAGGACCAACTTGTATGGCCAGTGTTTCTACTTTCCAGCTTGTTAAAGCATCAGCAACGCTCAACAGACTGGGATAGTCAGGGTGCTCCTGTAAGGTTTTTTCTAAGGTGCCACTTGTAACTTTTACATTTAATAATTTAAGTAAGCTATCGGCGGCTGTCACACAATTATCTCTTGAACTGGTAAAATTTTTAATAACTGAAAGCATATACTTGTGCGCTCAAATAGTATGGTTAATGTTTAAATCTTAGACTGCTAAAGTAAAATTGCTCAGTCCAATATTTTCGGACTGAAATCAAAAGTGAAAAAAAAAGTTCCCAGCCCTCCTTTGTAGTGCCTTAACTCTTCTTTTTCAACTTCATTATCAAACAGGGTATTAACCAGCTTACCATTCCTTGCATAATAATAGCTGTTACGGCTTTTGCAATAGGAAATTGGAAACCCCAGTTCTTTCATCTCCCGTAAGTATTCATTAAGCATACTACGGCTCATATTTAGCTTCAGAGCAAATTCTTCCTGATTACCGGTTGCCTTTCTTCTAATTAATGAATCAATTGATTGCAGTTTTTTAAAATATTTTATGATTGCCATTGGGATAGATTACTGTTTTCTTGGTTATCGGTTTCTTATTATTTATTTGGGATTTGTAGGGTTTGTGCCCGGTTTATTCAATAATTTGTTAATGGTGAATAGCAATTTATTAATGAGCCTGATTTTCTTAGTAATGATTTCAGCACTACCTGCCATACCGTTTTTAAAGTTTAAGTCGATGTTATTACCTGTTTTTAAACCAGTACTTAATTTAACTGTGGCCTGATATAGCCCTTCTTTATTGGGTGTTTTTGAAATGAATGCAATACGACCCTTTAATTTTCCATATTCTTCATAAGGATAACTGGCCAAACTGATTAATACATCCTGGCCAATTTGAATCTTCCCAAAGTTGTCTTGAGCCAGTTGCAGTTCGCCATAATA
Above is a window of Solitalea lacus DNA encoding:
- a CDS encoding DsbA family protein is translated as MIQTGLGIVLGNPNAKNKIVKVCNPYCGPCATAHPLIDEIIDQYEDVQVQMIFMFTHEAIVKHLVAIYKKDNTLIRQALDDWYNAPIKVYETFAAKYPLNGELQQQKEGMEAMYKWTKDIEIAFTPTFFINGHQLPELYSISDIKNILAN
- a CDS encoding vitamin K epoxide reductase family protein, with amino-acid sequence MISLLAWLNVLALPYIVYSLYYQGRVAKQWCRLCLGVQALLALGFIIALVGRFHILNISSLNWINIILFVFSYLGIGTAWFILKSYIEKAKNYKRTKIELQRLKHNPLVFEALLHKQKAITHDPNRLGYCIR
- a CDS encoding cysteine peptidase family C39 domain-containing protein — translated: MLSVIKNFTSSRDNCVTAADSLLKLLNVKVTSGTLEKTLQEHPDYPSLLSVADALTSWKVETLAIQVGPEKMQELPLPFITQVRGERHNYFAVVKKLDAAHVTWQDPESAKWKTVSIDEFNEKSTSIVLLAEPLEQAGEKDYKNAYKEQLVKSIAPTLLLTLFFVASFGLVINSIYANGTNALFAILLFTSKLIGVIITSLLLWYEFDKNNPLLQKICTGGRKTNCNAILQSKAAKAWGDITWSDLGFIYFYGRSSCISFK